The Stutzerimonas stutzeri genome segment ATGCGCAGGAGGCCACCGCCGGGCGCGAGCAGGCGGTGGGCTTCGTCCCAGTCCAGCGGGCTGAAGACGCTGGCCAACAGAGTGCAGCTGCCATCGGCCAGCGGCACCCGCGCCATGCTCGCCACCAGCCATTCCAGCTGCGGCGCACGTTTGCAGGCACGTTTGATCGCTTCGCGAGAAATATCCAGCGCATAGCCATCGGCATCCGGCAGTGCCTGGGCGATCTGGGCGGTGTAGTACCCCTCGCCACAGCCGATATCCAACCAGCGCGTCGGCAATCGCTCACCCGCCAGCTGCGCCAGGCGCGCGGCCAGCGGCGCATAGTGGCCGCCGTCGAGAAAGCGCCGACGAGCCTCGACCATGGCTTGGTTGTCACCCGGCGCACGACTGTTCTTGTGCTGCACGGGCAGCAGGTTCAGGTAACCCTGGCGGGCGCGATCGAAGCGGTGATTGGCCGGGCAGGCGACGCCGTTGTCGACTGCCACGAGCGCGGCTTGGCAGAGCGGACAGATCAGCATGCGAGCAGGTTGACCAGTGTCTGGTAATAGATTTCGGTCAGCAGATCGAGATCGCTGGCGAGGATGTGTTCGTCCACTTGATGGATCGTCGCGTTGACCGGGCCCAGCTCGACTACCTGGGTGCCGAGCGTGGCGATGAAACGCCCGTCGGACGTGCCGCCACTGGTCGAGGGGGTGGTCTCGCGCCCGGTGACGCTACGAATCGCGGCGGCCACGCCGTCGAGCAGTTCCCCCGGTTCGGTGAGAAAGGGCAGCCCCGACAGCGCCCAGTCGACGCTCCAATCCAGGCCGTGTTTGTCGAGAATCGCTGCGGTGCGTTGCTGCAAGGCTTCGACGGTGGACTCGGTGGAGAAACGGAAGTTGAACACCGCTTCCAGGGTGCCGGGAATCACGTTGGTCGCGCCGGTGCCCGAATTCAGGTTAGAGATCTGGAAGCTGGTGGGTGGGAAAAACGGGTTGCCATCGTCCCAGTGCTCGGCAGCCAGTTCGGCCAGCGCGGGCGCGGCGAGGTGAATCGGGTTCTTCGCCAGGTGCGGGTAGGCCACATGGCCTTGCTGGCCGCGTACGGTCAGGGTGCCGCCGAGCGAGCCACGGCGGCCATTCTTGACCACGTCGCCGACCTGGCTGGTGCTCGACGGCTCGCCGACAATGCACCAGTCCAGCCGCTGGCCGCGTTCGCGCAGGCGTTCGACCACGGCCTTAGTGCCGTGGTGGGCCGGGCCTTCCTCGTCGCTGGTAATCAGAAAGGCGATCTGGCCCTTGTGGGTTGGATGAGTCGCGGTGAAGCGCTCCACGGCTACGATCATCGACGCCAGACTGCCCTTCATGTCCGCTGCACCACGGCCGTGGAGCATGCCGTGCTCGTCGATGCGTGCGGCGAAGGGCGGGTTGTGCCAGGCCTGTAGTGGGCCGGTGGGCACCACGTCGGTGTGACCGGCAAAGCAGAGTACCGGACCTTCATGACCGCGAATCGCCCAGAAGTTCTCGACGTCCTCGATGTGCATCGGCTCGATGGCGAAGCCGCAGGCGGCCAGACGCTCGCACATCAACTGCTGACAGCCCTCGTCCAGTGGCGTGACCGAAGGCCTGTTGATCAGCTCACAGGCGAGTTCGAGAGTGGGGGAGAGGGCGGCGGTACTCATCACGGCTCCGGAGCGGGCGGGGGAAAGGGCGCCATATTAAATTAATTCGGCGAGCTGGGCGGCGCGAAAACGGATGCGATTGGCCAATCGCCGCCGCGGCGGCTGTGCCAGCCGGCGGCAAACCCAGGGCCTGGCTGGGAGCGGGCCGGTCGGCGCTCTATAATCGGCCGATAATATTCGGGGGATCACATGGCAATTGACGATCAACGTTTCGGCGGCATCGCCCGTCTGTACGGTGCCCAGGGGCTCGAGCGCCTGGCCGCCGCCCATGTGGCGGTGGTCGGTATCGGCGGCGTCGGCTCGTGGGCGGCCGAAGCGCTGGCACGCAGTGGCGTGGGTGAGATCAGCCTGTTCGATCTGGATGACGTCTGCATCACCAATACCAATCGCCAGGTGCACGCGCTGGAGGGCGCGGTCGGCAAACCCAAGGTCGACGAGATGGCCGCGCGGATCAAGGCGATCAACCCAGCGTGCCGGGTGCACGCGGTGGCCGATTTCGTTACGCGTGAGACCATGGCCGAATACATCACTGAGCAGCTGGACTGCGTCATCGACTGCATCGACAGCGTGCCGGCCAAGGCCGCGTTGATCGCCTGGTGCAAGCGTCGCAAGATCCAGATCATCGCTACCGGAGGCGCGGGAGGGCAGGTCGATCCGACGCAGATTCAGGTCACCGATCTGAACAAGACCTTCAACGATCCGCTTGCGGCGAAGGTGCGATCGTTGCTGCGGCGCGAATATAACTTTTCGCGTACGCCGGGCCGCACCTACAGCGTGCCCTGCGTGTTTTCCACCGAGCAGCTGCGTTATCCCAAGCCGGACGGCGGTGTCTGTCAGAGCAAGAGTTTCGTGGGTGAAGGGGTCAAGCTCGACTGTGCCGGCGGTTTCGGCGCGGCGATGATGGTTACCGCGAGCTTTGGTCTGGTGGCGGCGGCGCGGGCCGTGGACAAGCTGGTCGCAGGTGCGCGGCGGCCCGCCGAACGAACCCCGGGGCCGGCCAACCGTTGAGTTCGGGGCTTAGTCTGTCGACGCCAGCGCGCGCATCCGCTCCAACACGGCGTTCATGCCGTTGGCTCGGGACGGGCTGAGCTGACGGGACAGCCCCAGCTGGCTGAACCACTCCGCCACATCGACGCGCTGCAGTTCGCGCGCCTCCAGCCCATCGACCCGGGCCAGCAGGACGGCGAGCAGGCCACGCAACAGCCGCGCCTCACTGGTGCCGCGGAAATGCCACTGACCGTCGCGGCGTTCGCCCACCAGCCAGACCTTGCTCTCGCAGCCCGCCACGAGATTGGCGTCGTTGCGCTCGGCATCGGCGAGCGGCTGCAGGCAATCACCCCATTGCATCAACAACCGAGCGCGCTGCTCCCAGCCTGCCGCCTGCTGAAAGCTGTGCAGGGCGTCCATCGCCGCTTCGGGCAGATCGTTCATCGCAGCAGGTCCAATGCCTGATCCAGCGCGCCGAAGAAGCGCCCCAGATCGTCGCCGTCGTTGTATAGCCCGAGCGATACCCGAGTCGCGCCTTCCAGCCCTAGCGACTTCAACAGCGGTTGTGCGCAGTGAGTGCCACTGCGCACGGCGATGCCCTGATCGGTGAGTAGGTGGGCCAGGTCGCCATGATGGATGCCATCCACGGTAAAACTGGCCAGGGCGACTTGCGGCTCGCCGAGCAGCCTGACGCCGTCGCGAGCCGCCAGCCCATTCAGCAGTTCGCGGTGCAACGCCTGTTCATGGGCCGCTACCGCCGTAGCGTCGAGCTTCGACAGGTAATCCAGTGTCGCGCCGAGGCCGATGACGCCACCGATGGGTGGGGTACCGGCTTCGAACCCCAGCGGGGCGGCGTGGAACTCGGCGTGCTGGTAGTCGGCGATGCGGACCATTTCGCCGCCGAATTGCCAGTGCTTGAGCTTGAGCAGCGACTCGCCGCGCCCGTACAGTGCGCCGACGCCCTCCGGGCCGTAGAGCTTGTGGCAGGACAACACATAGAAATCGCAGGCCAGCGCCTGCATGTCGTGCCGACCATGCACCACGCCCTGCGCGCCGTCGACCACTGTCAGGGCGCCTTGCGCCTTGGCCAGCGGGAGTAGCTCCAGCAGCGGTTGCCAGCAGCCGGTCACGTTGGACAACTGACTGACGGCCAGCAGGCGCGTGCGCGCGCCGATGAGCTGCCTGGCGGCATCCATGTCGATGCGCCCGCGGGCATCCAGCGGCAGCACGACCAGCCTGGCGCCGCGGCGCTTGGCCAATTGCTGCCAGGGCAGCAGATTGGCGTGATGCTCCAGGGCGCTGACGAGGATTTCGTCATCGGCTTCGATCAGGTGTTCAAGCCCGTAGGCGAGTAGATTGAGCGCCTCGGTGGCGCCGCGGGTGAAGACGATTTCGGTCGGGCAGGAGGCATTCAGCCATTTGGCCACCTTGACGCGTGCCTCCTCGAACGCGCGCGTCGCACGTTCGGCTGGCTGGTGCTGGGCACGATGCACATTGGCGGTGCCGCAGGTGAAGTATCCCGTAAGGGCGTCGATCAGCGCCTGGGGTTTTTGCGCAGTGGCGGCACTGTCGAGATAGGTCTGACCCTGGGCTTCGAGGATGGCCAGAGCGGGGAAATCGGCACGCCAGGGGGATACAAGCGACATCGTTTTCGTCCTATGGCTTTGTGCCCGAAGCGGCTGGAGGCCTTGGGTAGAGCGGGGCAGGGTTGCCCACCGGCCCAGCCTTGGCCTCCAGCGCTTCGATCTGTTTCCAGCTTAGTTGTGCGCGTGCAGCGCTTCGTTCAGCTCGATCGCGGATTTGTGCGTCTTGCATTCGACCGCGCCGGTCAGCGAATTGCGGCGGAACAGCAGGTCGGTCTGGCCGGCCAGCTCGCGCGCCTTGACCACCTTGACCAGCTCGCCTTGCTCGTCGAGCAGGTTCACCTTGGTGCCGGCGGTGATGTACAAACCGGATTCCACGGTGTTGCGGTCACCCAACGGGATGCCGATGCCGGCGTTCGCACCGATCAGGCAGCCTTCGCCGACCGAGATGACGATGTTGCCGCCGCCGGACAGGGTGCCCATGGTCGAGCAACCGCCGCCCAGGTCTGAACCCTTGCCGACGAACACACCGGCCGATACGCGGCCTTCGATCATGCCCGGACCTGCGGTGCCGGCGTTGAAGTTGATGAAGCCTTCATGCATCACGGTGGTGCCTTCACCCACGTAGGCGCCGAGGCGGATTCGTGCGCTGTCGGCGATACGGACGCCGGCCGGAACCACGTAGTCGGTCATCTTCGGGAATTTGTCGACCGAGACGACTTCCAGCAGATAGCCCTTCAGGCGTGCTTCGAGCTGGCGTTCGGCCAGCTCGGCCAGGTCCACCGCGCCCTGGTTGGTCCAGGCGACGTTGGGCAGCAGCGGGAAAATGCCGGTCAGGTTCAGACCATGCGGTTTGACCAGACGATGGGAGATCAGGTGCAGCTTGAGGTAGGCTTCGGGCGTGGACGTCAGCGCCGCGTCTTCGGCCAGTAGCGTGACCACCAAAGGGCGCTGGCTCTCGGCCAGGCGCGTCAGCAGCGCGTGCTGAGTGGCGTCGATCGACTTCAGCGCATCGGCCAGCTGAGCGGCCTGGGTGGTGCTGATGGCGATCGCCTGGTTACCACCTTGATAGTTGAGCAGCGGTGCAATGGCGTCGACCAGCTCACCGGCCGGGCGCAGCAGCGGCTGCGCATAGAAGACTTCCAGCCAGGTGCCCTGACGGTTCTGGGTGCCGACGCCGAACGCCAGGCTGAATAGGGAGTTGCTCATAGGGGAGTCCTTAATCAATCGCAGTCTCTAGGGGAGCGCGTTCAGTTCTTGGCTGCCAGCTCGGCAGCGTAGGTGTCCGGCTTGAAGCCGATCAGCGTCTTGTCGCCGAGGTCGAGGACCGGACGCTTGATCATCGACGGCTGGACCAGCATCAGCTCGATGGCCTTGGCTTGGTCAAGATCGGCTTTCTGCGCATCGTCCAGTTTGCGGAAGGTGGTGCCGGCACGGTTGAGTACGGTCTGCCAGCCATGTTCTTCGCACCAGGCTTGCAGGTGGGCACGGTCGATACCGGCGCTCTTGTAATCATGAAAGGTGTAGCTCAGCCCCTGCTGGTCGAGCCAGGTGCGGGCCTTTTTCATCGTGTCGCACGCCTTGATGCCGTACAGGCACAGTCCGTTGTTTCGTTCAGGCATAACAGGCTCCGCATTCTCCGGCCAAACTGGACCGCGGATTATGCCACGGTGAGACGAAGCCTGCCGCTTGCCGGCTGCCTGGAAGGCTTCAGATTATCCGCTTGTCGCCTCGCCGCACTGGCGTAGCAATGCCTCGATCGGTTGGGTGCTGGTCGGGCGGACCACACGTCCCAGTTCTTCGCCGTTACGCATCAGGATCAGTGTCGGCCAGAGCTTGACGCGGAATGAGCGCCCCAGTGGGCGTCTCGGGCCATCCTCGATCTTCAGGTGGCGCAGTTCGCGGCCGGCCAGCGCACTGGCCAGCGGCGCCTGCGCGGCACGGCAGTGACCGCACCAGTCGGTGCCGAATTCGATCAGGGTGAAGCCGTCGAGCGCGTCGACTTCCTCGCGTGAGGGGGCGTTGGCGGTATAGGTCTCGTTCAGGGTCATGGCATGGCTCCCGTCGGCTGTTAAGGGATGGAGTCGCGGTGACAGTGCTCGGTTCAGCCACCGGTCGGCGGCCACGTTCGATCTTTTTCGCGCTGAGCGTTGTCCATTGATCACAATCGCAACGATGAGGTCATGTATGGCACGCAAGCATTTCGAACACCATGAGGCCATTTCCTCGGCCGTTCCTGCCGACGACGGTTTCGAGGCGGTGATTGCGGTCAAGCGCCGTGATAGCGATGACAACGTCCATGTATTCAAGGTCGCCAATGGACGGCGGTATGACCTCGCCTCCGAGGCCGATGTCGCCGCCGAGGCGGCGCTGACCAAGGTCCGGGAGGTCAGCGAGGACGGTGAGCTAATCTGGGAAGAGAACGCAATCTGACGGAGGACGCCATGAACGAGCCTGAAAAACCGGATGTCGATGAGCGTGACGAATGCGATGACACCGCCACGGATATTCCGGAGCACATGAAACCGGAAAACCTCGAGAAGCTGCGCGACTACGGCAAGGACATGATCCCGCCCGGGGTTGCCTGATGCGCAAGCCGGACGCCCTGGCGTCCGGCTTTTCGTCAGAGCGCGGCGATGAAGGTTCGAATGCGCTCGGCGGCCTCGACGCAATCGGCCAGTGGCGCCACCAGCGCCATGCGCACCCGGCCCGCTCCAGGGCTGGCGCCCTCTACTTCGCGTGACAAGTAAGAGCCGGGGACCACGGTGACGTGCTCGCGGGCGAACAGCTCGCGGGTGAACTGCTGATCATCGACCGGCGTCTTCGGCCAGAGGTAAAACCCGCCATCAGGGCGCTGCACGTCCATTACCGGGGTAAGGATGTCCAGCACCGCGTCGAATTTCTCGCGGTAGAGCTGTCGGTTGGCCTGCACATGGCTTTCATCGTTCCAGGCGGCGATGCTCGCCAGCTGTGTCTGCACTGGCATGGCGCAGCCGTGGTAGGTGCGGTAGAGCAGGAACGCCTTCAGGATCTCGGCGTCGCCGGCAACGAACCCGGAGCGTAGTCCTGGTAGGTTGGAGCGCTTGGAGAGGCTGTGGAAGACCACGCAGCGCTTGAAATCATCGCGCCCCAGTGCGGCGCAGGCGGTCAGCAGTCCTGCTGGCGGCTGGTCTTCATCGAAGTACAGCTCGCTGTAGCACTCGTCCGCCGCGATGACGAAGTCATGCTGGTCAGCCAGGGTGATCAGCTTCTTCAGCGTGTCGAGGGGCACCAGTGCGCCGGTCGGGTTGCCGGGTGAGCAGAGGAACAGGATCTGGGTGCGCCGCCAGGTGCTGGCCGAGACGGCATCGAAGTCGGGATTGAAGCCGTTTTCGGCCGTGCACGGCAGGTAATGCGGCGTGGCGCCGGCCAGCAGCGTGGCGCCTTCGTATATCTGATAGAACGGATTCGGGCTGACCACCAGCGCCTCGGTGCCGCGGTTGACCACCGCCTGTGTAAAGGCGAACAGGGCTTCACGGGTCCCGTTGACCGGCAGCACATGGCGGGCCGGGTCGATACCGCCAGTGGCGACGCCGAAGCGCCGCTCGGCCCAGCGGGCGATCGATTCGCGCAGCGCGGGTATGCCGAGCGTGGATGGATACACCGCCAGCTGATCGAGATTGGCAGCCAGCGCCTGGGCGACGAAATCAGGGGAAGGGTGCTTTGGCTCGCCGATCGACAGTGCTATCGGGCGCTTCTCGGCAGGCGGTTGGGCGCCGGCGAGCAAGGCGCGCAGCTTCTCGAATGGGTAGGGCTGCAGCAAGGACAGGTCGTTGTTCATGGTCGTGGTCTTCGAGACGTCGGGAAGCGTGCTGATTCACGCTTCGATAGCTTCATTCGCTGCGTGCACCGCCGTAATAGGCGCAGCCGCGCAGGGTTTGGTCGTCGAGGCGCAGTTCGGCTGTCAAATGGGTGACCGCGCCGGTGGCGCTGTCGACGCAGCGTAGCGGGGCGACCCAGAGGTCGAGGCGCTGGTTGTTCGCTTCACTGCTGAAGCTGATTTGCCCACCCGGCAACTGCTCTTCCAGATAGGGTAGGGCCAAGGGGGCCTGCCCCTGGCGTTCAAGCAGCATGCCCTGAGTCGTGATCCGCACAGCCCAGCCCGGCTCATGACCACCCGCACGGAGGGTGAGCTGGTCGAATTCGCGAATGTTACAGCCGTGCCCGTCGCCTTCGAGGCGATAGAGCTGGGTCAGTTGCAGCTGAGCGCTGCCGTCGGCCCGGGAGGCCAGCCTGCCGCGAACATCGGCAAACAAGCGCGTATTGCCATCTGCCCACAGGGCTTGCGCATCATCACCGAACCCCGTCGCAGCCGGGTCGAGCAGCTCCACCTGGCGCTCGCCCTGGCAGCTGTCCAGCACGAGCTTGCCCTCGCTGCGCGTGACCACACCCTGCAGCCGCTCGAGCGGTTGTCCGGGTGGCTGGTGGTTCCAGGGCATGGACTGGCAGCCAGCAAAAACCGGCAGCAAGGCGAACATCAGGGCGCGGGAGCAGGTCATCGTGGGGCTCGGCATGCAGCGTGTGGAGCTGCGCCAGCATGCTGGCGCAGGTGAGATCAGTTACCTTTCACGGCTTTGCCGTCAACGGTGCCTTCATCCAGCATGATCTGATATTCCTTACCGTCCTTTTCCACCTGATGCAGGCGGACCAGCAGGTAATCCCAGTCGGTGGCGAACCAGAGGATCGTCTGGCGCTTGCTCTGGGTCGGGTCACGCACGCGTTCGACCTTGATGGCATCCACTTGCCCGGCCTTGGTGCTGACCTTTTCCTCGCCGAGGACACGGAAATCGTAGGTTTCGATTTCATCGCCATCGACGACCTGATAACTCATGCTCTTTTCACCCGCCGCTACGGCGTGCTGAAGCGCGATCTGATAGGTGGACTTGTCCAGCAGGCCGCGGTTGAGCGGCAATTTGACCGGATCGCCACGGTCTTCGCCGACGACCTGTTTCGCCGCCCAGTCGAAGTCGTTTTTGACGACCTTGCCTTTGCCGAGCCCGCTGCGCTTGAGCCGATACTTCTGCGGCACGAAGGTGTCCCCTTCGACCTTGAACGTGCTGCGCTCGTTGAAGCTGGCCACCAGCATGGAGGCTTCGAAATCCAGCTGCCAGGTATCACCGTCGAGCTTTTCCAGGCTGCGCTGGGCCGTGCCACTGATGGGCACCTGTTTCCAGTCCGCGGTGTAGCTGGCGGAGAAAGGCTTGAGCTCCAGCGCCTGGACCGGCAGAGCCAGTACGGCAAGAGCGAGCAGCAAGGCGCGACGCATAAGATCTCCTAGATTCGTAACAGATGGCCGGTAGCCGGCAGCAGGGTGGCGTCCAGCATCGCGCCTTGTTCGGCAAGGCGCAAGCGGCCGTCGGCGAACCAGCGAACGGCCAGAGGATAGATGACGTGCTCGGCTGCATGGACCCGCTCGGTCAGCTGGTCAATGCTGTCGTCGGGTTCGACGGCAAAGGCTGCCTGGATGGCGACAGGGCCACCGTCGAGTTCTTCGGTGACGAAATGGACGCTGCAGCCATGCTCGCGGTCGCCGGCATCCAGCGCTCGGCGATGGGTATCCAGCCCTTTGTATTTCGGTAGCAGCGACGGATGTATGTTGAGCAGACGGCCGTGGTAATGGCGCACGAAGCCGGGGGTGAGGATACGCATGAATCCGGCCAGCACCACCAACTGCGGCTGATGCGCGTCGATGATCTCCATCAGTGCCGCATCGAAGGCTTCCCGGTCGGCGTAATCCTTGTGCCGCACCACATGCGTGGGAATGCCTGCAGCCTGTGCGCGTTGCAGGCCGAAGGCTTCTGCACGATTGGAAACCACCGCGCAGATGCGTGCCGGGTTACCGGCTTCGATACTGTCGATCAGGGCCTGCAGATTGCTGCCGGACCCCGATATGAGCACCACGATATTGCAGGTCGGGGTCATCAGTGACTTTTCAGGTTGTTCAGTACAACGCGCTCGGCGCCTTCGCCGGCCGCTGCAATCTGACCGATCACCCAAGGCTGTTCGCCGGCGTCACGCAGATTGTCGAGCACCGCTTCGACCTGGTTCTGGGCGACGCAGATGACCATACCGACGCCGCAGTTCAAGACACGGTGCATCTCGTGCTCGTCAACGTTGCCCTGCTCCTGCAGCCAATCGAAGACTGCCGGGCGCTGCCAGCTGGCAACGTCGATGACCGCCTGGCTGCCATCGGGCAGTACGCGCGGAATGTTGTCCAGCAGGCCACCGCCCGTGATGTGCGCCATCGCCTTGACCGCACCGGTGTCCTTGATCAGCTTGAGCAGTGGCTTGACATAGATGCGGGTCGGCGCCATCAACAGCTCGGTCAGCGGCTTGCCGTCGAGTTGGGTGTTCTCGATGTCGGCGCCGGCTACTTCGATGATCTTGCGGATCAGCGAATAGCCGTTCGAATGTGGGCCGGAAGAGGGCAGTGCGATCAGCGCATCGCCCGCGGTCACGGTTGTTCCGTCGATGATCTCGCTTTTCTCCACCACGCCGACGCAGAAGCCCGCCAGGTCGTAATCTTCCCCTTCGTACATGCCGGGCATTTCCGCCGTCTCGCCGCCCACCAGCGAGCAGCCGGCCAGTTCGCAGCCGGCACCGATGCCGGTGACCACGGTGGCGGCGATGTCGACATTGAGCTTGCCGGTGGCGTAGTAATCGAGGAAGAAAAGCGGCTCGGCGCCGCAGACAACCAGGTCGTTGACGCACATCGCCACCAGGTCCTGGCCGATGCTGTCGTGCTTGTTCAGGTTCAGAGCCAGGCGCAGCTTGGTGCCGACGCCGTCCGTGCCGGACACCAGTACGGGCTGCTTGTAGCCCGCCGGGATTTCGCAGAGGGCGCCGAAGCCGCCCAGCCCGCCCATGACTTCAGGACGCGCGGTGCGCTTGGCTACGCCCTTGATGCGTTCAACCAGCGCTTCGCCTGCATCGATGTCGACACCGGCGTCCTTGTAGCTGATGGAGGGTTGCTTGCTCATAGAGATCCGGACCTGTGAGGAGAGTGCGGGGCGACCGGTGGAACGGAGTCTGTCTCGACGTGGCGAGGGCGCCGGACCGGTCAGCGGAAAGCGCGCGATTTTATCAGGCTTGCCGCAGAGCGACCATCCCGCACACCGGATCCAGCTAGCAGCAGCCCGGAGCGGCGATGTCGAGTCGAGCGGGTGCCGCAACTGTGCGGCGGTTGCCCCGATTCAAGCGCCTGTTTAAGGTATAACGCGTGTTTCACCGTGGCCGCATCCGATCGTCGCCGAGCGATCGTTAGGCTTCCCCATGACTGGCCAGCCAGCGAGTATCCGCATGCCTCTTATCCCCCGCTTCATAGCTTTGTGCTGCGCCATGGTTTCCGCTCACAGCCTGGCGGCACCGGTCAGCGACCTGTACAAGGTGCGAGAGCCGGTGGCCAGTCAGCAGCCAGCGGAGCGCGAGGAAGCGTTGCGCAAGGCGTTCGACACCCTGGTGTTGCGCCTGACTGGCGATCCTGAGACGGACGAGGCTGCCGTTGCGCAGTTGCGCAAGGACCCGCAGCAACTGATAAGCCGATATGCCTACGAGGATGGTGCGGTGGTGGTGAGCTTCGACCCGACCACTACCGAACGTGCATTACGCAAAGCCGGCTTGTCGTTGTGGGGCAGCGACCGCCCCAGCGTGCTGACCTGGTGGTTGACGGAGTCGAGCGACGGCTCGCAGCTCATCGGTGATGCGCAGGACGGCGCATCCGACTTGCAGGCGGCCGCGCAGCATCGTGGCTTACCGCTGCGTTTGCCGCTTGCCGACCTGAGCGAGCAGATCGCCGCCACGGCTGAGACGGTGGCGGCGGATGACCCGGGAGCACTTCGCGACGTATCCGAGCGTTACGATGCAGATAGCTTGCTCACCGTGCTGGCTAAGCATTCTGACGACACCTGGCAGGCGAACTGGCATTTCTGGCTTGGCGACAAGCGCACCCAAGGCAAGGCGAGTGGCGCCACCCGCGCCGCTGTGGCCGACGAAATCCTGTCGGAGGTCAGCGCCTTCCTGGCGCCGCAATACCGCGTCGCGCCGGGCGCGGTTGCCGAAATCACACTCGAGGTGCTGGGCGCCGACGTCGATCGCTTTGCCGAATTGGACCGCCTGCTCGAACCCTTCGATGCCCACTTGCAGCGCGTCGATAGGGATCGCTTGGTGTATCGCCTCAACGCCAGCCCGGAACAACTTCGGGCGCAGCTGGCCTTGGCACGTCTGCAGGAGGTGCCTGCTGATGAGGTCGACGAGCAGCCCGTTGAAGCGCAGACGCCCTCGGCTGACGCGGCGCTTGATCCTGCTGTCCAGCCGATCGACGCCGAGACGCCTATCGAAGAACCGAAACGGCCTGCTGAGCTACCATCCGCGTCGAGAGACCAGGGCGAGGTGCTGCGCTTTCGCTGGTAGCTGAAGGCGCTGCAATAGGCGCCAATGGTTCGGTGCCGCTACCCGCGGCACGTGCCGGTTTCTCTTGCCTGCCGAGAGCATGGCTCTCGATCAACGGAACAAGGCGTACAGATCATGACCATCACCTCCACTAACCGCTGGCTCTGGCTGGCGGCGCTCTTGCT includes the following:
- a CDS encoding COG3650 family protein, which codes for MTCSRALMFALLPVFAGCQSMPWNHQPPGQPLERLQGVVTRSEGKLVLDSCQGERQVELLDPAATGFGDDAQALWADGNTRLFADVRGRLASRADGSAQLQLTQLYRLEGDGHGCNIREFDQLTLRAGGHEPGWAVRITTQGMLLERQGQAPLALPYLEEQLPGGQISFSSEANNQRLDLWVAPLRCVDSATGAVTHLTAELRLDDQTLRGCAYYGGARSE
- a CDS encoding DUF3108 domain-containing protein, with amino-acid sequence MRRALLLALAVLALPVQALELKPFSASYTADWKQVPISGTAQRSLEKLDGDTWQLDFEASMLVASFNERSTFKVEGDTFVPQKYRLKRSGLGKGKVVKNDFDWAAKQVVGEDRGDPVKLPLNRGLLDKSTYQIALQHAVAAGEKSMSYQVVDGDEIETYDFRVLGEEKVSTKAGQVDAIKVERVRDPTQSKRQTILWFATDWDYLLVRLHQVEKDGKEYQIMLDEGTVDGKAVKGN
- the purN gene encoding phosphoribosylglycinamide formyltransferase: MTPTCNIVVLISGSGSNLQALIDSIEAGNPARICAVVSNRAEAFGLQRAQAAGIPTHVVRHKDYADREAFDAALMEIIDAHQPQLVVLAGFMRILTPGFVRHYHGRLLNIHPSLLPKYKGLDTHRRALDAGDREHGCSVHFVTEELDGGPVAIQAAFAVEPDDSIDQLTERVHAAEHVIYPLAVRWFADGRLRLAEQGAMLDATLLPATGHLLRI
- the purM gene encoding phosphoribosylformylglycinamidine cyclo-ligase; protein product: MSKQPSISYKDAGVDIDAGEALVERIKGVAKRTARPEVMGGLGGFGALCEIPAGYKQPVLVSGTDGVGTKLRLALNLNKHDSIGQDLVAMCVNDLVVCGAEPLFFLDYYATGKLNVDIAATVVTGIGAGCELAGCSLVGGETAEMPGMYEGEDYDLAGFCVGVVEKSEIIDGTTVTAGDALIALPSSGPHSNGYSLIRKIIEVAGADIENTQLDGKPLTELLMAPTRIYVKPLLKLIKDTGAVKAMAHITGGGLLDNIPRVLPDGSQAVIDVASWQRPAVFDWLQEQGNVDEHEMHRVLNCGVGMVICVAQNQVEAVLDNLRDAGEQPWVIGQIAAAGEGAERVVLNNLKSH
- a CDS encoding DUF2066 domain-containing protein, whose protein sequence is MPLIPRFIALCCAMVSAHSLAAPVSDLYKVREPVASQQPAEREEALRKAFDTLVLRLTGDPETDEAAVAQLRKDPQQLISRYAYEDGAVVVSFDPTTTERALRKAGLSLWGSDRPSVLTWWLTESSDGSQLIGDAQDGASDLQAAAQHRGLPLRLPLADLSEQIAATAETVAADDPGALRDVSERYDADSLLTVLAKHSDDTWQANWHFWLGDKRTQGKASGATRAAVADEILSEVSAFLAPQYRVAPGAVAEITLEVLGADVDRFAELDRLLEPFDAHLQRVDRDRLVYRLNASPEQLRAQLALARLQEVPADEVDEQPVEAQTPSADAALDPAVQPIDAETPIEEPKRPAELPSASRDQGEVLRFRW